A part of Ziziphus jujuba cultivar Dongzao chromosome 8, ASM3175591v1 genomic DNA contains:
- the LOC125421653 gene encoding uncharacterized protein LOC125421653, translating to MASKKISIIWEVFLVVTLLMSLAVASREPLNVQTRMLYVKNEEQLQHNMLSPQYQRAYAPNGFSIPPTYISDVKKEELLQSMALSPDQYHTTDAPSGHNFAMPPTMR from the exons ATGGCTTCTAAAAAGATTTCAATTATTTGGGAAGTTTTCCTAGTTGTTACTCTTTTGATGAGCTTGGCAGTGGCATCAAGGGAACCTCTTAATGTTCAGACTCGTATGCTTT ATGTAAAGAATGAGGAACAACTTCAGCATAACATGCTGTCGCCTCAATATCAGAGGGCTTATGCTCCTAATGGTTTTAGCATTCCTCCTACCTACATATCAG ATGTGAAGAAGGAGGAACTACTTCAGTCTATGGCTTTGTCGCCTGATCAATATCATACAACTGATGCCCCTTCCGGTCACAATTTTGCCATGCCTCCTAC AATGAGGTAA
- the LOC107414201 gene encoding uncharacterized protein LOC107414201, whose product MASNRIAILWEIFFVVILFLGQAVASRELLNVQAHMLYVKNEEQFQNNMSPEYQIADTPYGFDLPPTYISDVKEEELLFQAYAPSPEADQTRYHTADPPDGYNFVIHPTGGAFFATGFFVFLTFICILCLCNF is encoded by the exons atggcttcTAACAGGATTGCAATTCTTTGGGAAATTTTCTTCGTTGTTATTCTTTTTCTGGGTCAAGCAGTGGCATCAAGGGAACTACTTAATGTCCAGGCTCATATGCTTT ATGTAAAGAATGAGGAACAATTTCAGAATAACATGTCGCCTGAATATCAGATTGCTGACACTCCTTATGGATTTGACCTTCCTCCTACCTACATATCAG ATGTGAAGGAGGAAGAATTACTTTTTCAGGCTTACGCACCATCGCCGGAGGCTGATCAAACTCGATATCATACAGCTGATCCCCCTGATGGATACAATTTTGTCATTCATCCTACAGGTGGCGCTTTTTTTGCAACAGGGTTTTTCGTCTTTCTCACGTTCATTTGTATTTTGTGTTTATGTAACTTCTAA